In one window of Saprospiraceae bacterium DNA:
- a CDS encoding ROK family protein — MSHYLIGIDLGGTKIEAALIDVEASLRIVERLRLPTEADKGYDHILSQIQKLLNSLTSKYELHPDHIGIGTPGIIDKETQLIKNSNTLGLIGRPMQKDLEKILGYEVRMANDANCFAMAEALHGAVPEFLSNPEVVFGVIMGTGVGSGIVVRGKVIHGKHGIGGEWGHNILDPSGDSCYCGKKGCVETFISGPACEKYYQKVSGEHLPMAEIYHRYQQGENFAAETIERLMHFFGKAMATVINIIDPDIVVLGGGLGNLDVLYDRGREEIKPYVFNYELKTMFVKPKLGDSAGVVGAALL; from the coding sequence ATGAGTCATTATTTGATCGGTATAGATCTGGGCGGCACTAAAATTGAAGCCGCACTGATTGATGTGGAAGCTTCACTGCGCATCGTCGAAAGACTTCGACTTCCTACGGAAGCCGATAAAGGATACGACCATATTCTTTCTCAAATTCAAAAATTGCTGAATTCACTTACCAGTAAATACGAATTGCATCCGGATCATATTGGGATCGGCACTCCGGGCATTATCGATAAAGAAACGCAGCTGATCAAGAACAGCAACACCCTGGGACTTATCGGAAGACCCATGCAAAAAGATCTCGAAAAAATATTGGGCTATGAAGTTCGCATGGCCAACGACGCCAATTGTTTTGCCATGGCGGAAGCCCTGCATGGTGCCGTACCTGAATTTTTATCCAATCCCGAAGTTGTTTTTGGAGTGATCATGGGCACGGGAGTTGGTTCCGGAATTGTAGTTCGAGGAAAAGTCATTCATGGAAAACATGGCATTGGCGGAGAATGGGGCCACAACATTCTCGATCCATCCGGCGACTCTTGTTATTGCGGAAAGAAAGGATGCGTGGAAACATTTATTTCTGGTCCGGCCTGTGAAAAGTATTATCAAAAAGTAAGTGGCGAGCATTTGCCGATGGCCGAAATTTATCATCGCTACCAGCAAGGAGAAAATTTTGCTGCAGAGACTATTGAAAGACTGATGCATTTTTTTGGCAAAGCCATGGCAACTGTGATCAACATCATCGATCCCGACATCGTTGTACTGGGTGGCGGACTCGGCAATCTCGATGTGCTCTACGACCGGGGCAGAGAAGAAATCAAACCCTATGTTTTTAATTACGAATTAAAAACCATGTTTGTCAAACCTAAACTTGGAGATAGTGCCGGTGTGGTGGGGGCGGCGTTGTTGTAA
- a CDS encoding T9SS type A sorting domain-containing protein, with protein MKYIVLIICLILKGECRIYSQNNLQPDAIWKIGDKNISQNGNELYGTEFFYFESKQLLRQFSPVFEESTWSYSCISGNAGLILYSNGMSIFNRNLEIMENGDSINPGEVHDINSPGGYPITNGMFSVFRPGKDTKEIDIIHIGIELPRGIYENCPGAFLYQTRIDRNANGGLGRVIFKNRIIAWGPFKDSGLAACRHANGRDWWFAINPCNDSLNVFLLGPEGPIFHHVDSISIPFGYPNCQAVFSPDGNFFALHTFSKEKSEVHLLDFDRCTGRFSNHRVWYYYDPTKLDPPHQPTVGVAIPENSQFMYIISREKVHQYDLWAENIPASDQVVAVYDGYMDKYAPTVFSYAHLAPDGKIYIVGRSTLFKIHVIDQPDLKGLACNVKQHSIDLTFPNSFNIPYFPYFRLGREEGSMCDSLITSTNQSFQYKHVKVYPNPASNEIYFSNFGGDFKTINLMDIHGRKILITVKRYNSIDISGVEPGIYFLQFVTQGKIQQIEKIIIN; from the coding sequence GTGAAGTATATAGTATTGATCATTTGTTTAATTCTCAAAGGCGAATGCCGTATATATTCTCAAAATAATTTACAACCAGATGCAATTTGGAAAATTGGCGATAAGAATATCAGCCAGAATGGTAACGAATTATATGGTACTGAATTTTTCTATTTTGAAAGTAAGCAATTGTTAAGACAATTCAGCCCGGTATTTGAAGAATCCACATGGTCATATTCCTGTATCTCTGGAAATGCAGGTTTAATATTGTATTCAAATGGGATGAGCATTTTTAATAGAAATCTTGAAATAATGGAAAATGGGGACTCCATAAACCCTGGCGAAGTCCATGATATAAACAGCCCTGGTGGCTATCCAATAACTAATGGAATGTTTTCAGTTTTTAGGCCTGGAAAGGATACAAAAGAAATTGATATTATTCATATAGGGATTGAACTACCACGTGGGATTTATGAAAATTGTCCTGGTGCATTTTTGTACCAAACACGTATTGATAGAAATGCAAACGGTGGACTGGGCAGAGTAATTTTTAAAAATCGAATTATTGCGTGGGGTCCATTTAAAGATAGTGGATTGGCCGCATGCAGGCATGCGAATGGAAGGGATTGGTGGTTTGCCATAAATCCATGCAATGATTCTTTGAACGTTTTTTTATTAGGACCAGAGGGTCCTATATTTCATCACGTAGATTCCATTAGCATCCCATTTGGTTATCCAAATTGTCAGGCCGTTTTCAGTCCTGATGGAAATTTTTTCGCGTTACATACTTTTAGTAAAGAAAAGAGTGAAGTGCATCTGCTTGATTTCGATCGCTGCACCGGTCGTTTTAGCAATCATAGGGTTTGGTATTACTATGATCCTACTAAACTGGATCCCCCACATCAACCTACGGTTGGAGTTGCCATACCTGAAAATTCCCAATTTATGTATATCATATCCCGGGAGAAAGTTCATCAATATGATCTTTGGGCGGAAAATATACCGGCATCAGATCAGGTGGTTGCTGTCTATGATGGTTATATGGATAAATATGCCCCTACCGTGTTTTCGTATGCGCATTTAGCTCCGGATGGTAAAATTTATATAGTAGGCCGCTCGACCTTATTTAAAATACATGTTATTGATCAACCTGATTTAAAGGGATTAGCCTGTAATGTAAAACAACATTCAATTGATCTTACCTTCCCCAACTCATTTAATATCCCGTATTTCCCTTATTTTAGGTTGGGACGAGAAGAAGGTAGTATGTGTGATAGTTTAATTACTTCCACAAACCAATCTTTTCAATACAAGCATGTTAAAGTTTACCCAAATCCAGCTTCTAACGAAATTTATTTTTCAAATTTTGGGGGAGATTTTAAAACTATTAATTTAATGGATATTCATGGCAGGAAAATTTTAATCACGGTTAAAAGATATAATT